From Columba livia isolate bColLiv1 breed racing homer chromosome 7, bColLiv1.pat.W.v2, whole genome shotgun sequence, one genomic window encodes:
- the CYTIP gene encoding cytohesin-interacting protein: protein MALQRLAQQDHNANLAGCGARDEPALHMDSRRMQHLAAAVGTLPRGRRQLPLARSSSSGDSSRPQRHLVAILKEDKEAFGFEIQTIRFPHQNDYSLEVCTCVCRIQEESPAHLSGLQIGDILASINGVNTGGFSHRQIVNLIKSSGNYLRLETVNGAMFLRKMELETKLQLLKQTLQQKWVELRSLLVQEQRLLHGEVTDTALLGTPELEELWPGGCGTAGPLCPRKPRFSSESSSRSRLSSMTLGSEDSFSQSGAFEDSAAESLSRQSSVDDDCFLPRDGDSAGGRSPLRRNRSISLASSGSMSPLWEGSSCTSSFGTLPRKSRRSSVRKHLLRFIPGLHRAVEEEESRV from the exons ATGGCTCTGCAGAGGCTCGCTCAGCAGGACCACAACGCCAACCTGGCGGGCTGCGGCGCCAGGGACGAGCCAGCTCTGCATATGGACAGCCGCAGGATGCAGCACCTGGCCGCCGCCGTGGGGACGCTGCCCCGTGGGCGCAGGCAG CTCCCGTTAGCCAGATCCAGCTCCTCAGGTGACTCCTCCAGGCCACAAAG ACACCTCGTTGCCATACTGAAAGAGGATAAAGAGGCGTTCGGTTTTGAAATCCAG ACTATCCGGTTTCCACACCAGAATGATTACTCCCTGGAGGTATGCACTTGTGTCTGCAGAATTCAAGAAGAAAGTCCTGCCCATCTTTCTGGCCTTCAAATTG GCGACATCCTCGCCAGCATCAACGGCGTGAACACTGGTGGTTTTAGTCACAGGCAAATAGTCAACTTGATAAAGTCTTCAGGGAACTATTTAAG GTTAGAGACTGTCAACGGGGCCATGTTCCTGCGGAAAATGGAACTGGAGACCAAGCTGCAGTTACTGAAG CAAACGCTGCAGCAGAAGTGGGTGGAGCTGCGCTCGCTGCTGGTGCAGGAGCAGCGCTTGCTGCACG GGGAGGTGACTGACACGGCTCTGCTGGGCACAccagagctggaggagctgtggCCGGGTGGCTGTGGCACGGCGGGACCCCTCTGTCCGAGGAAGCCTCGTTTCTCCAGCGAGAGCAGCTCCCGCAGCCGGCTGAGCTCCATGACGCTGGGCAGCGAGGACAGCTTCTCCCAGAGTGGAGCCTTCGAGGACTCGGCCGCGGAGAGCCTGAGCCGCCAGTCCAGCGTGGACGACGACTGCTTCCTGCCCAGGGACGGGGACAGCGCGGGCGGCAGGTCCCCCCTGCGCAGGAACCGCAGCATCAGCCTGGCCAGCAGCGGCTCCATGTCCCCGCTCTGGGAGGGAAGCAGCTGCACCAGCAGTTTCGGGACCCTCCCACGGAAAAGCAGGAGATCCAGTGTCCGAAAGCATCTTTTGAGATTCATTCCAGGCCTTCACCGGGCGGTGGAAGAGGAAGAGAGTCGGGTGTGA